In Hippoglossus stenolepis isolate QCI-W04-F060 chromosome 20, HSTE1.2, whole genome shotgun sequence, the following are encoded in one genomic region:
- the LOC118099602 gene encoding uncharacterized protein LOC118099602 isoform X2: MITEIRWIKVFLILILTPQVKVTEMSSVIVRDGDDATLPCKNVIRDQNKCNATDWIISPSGKEVFTLGSIREDVEDKDRLSVTENCSLVIKKVTAADGVRYDCGQRISGQITYHSVYLSAVEMTESRVDDKVALSCSVSTCMLSHKAKCLYEDPNVAEDGAGGTTSQCTVTLSTSYLEQKPNYRDLFTCEVTDDNFQNVQRFVLSSQSSGSKTQMDKNSGQGLKPAETQSGPETSRDKADPEDGVCYTSVSHIKKSNSDDRVRVKDGGDAVTYSTVKFSSSAGASSDVHATVNKPKPNRDHST; this comes from the exons ATGATAACAGAAATCCGTTggattaaagtgtttttaatccTGATACTGACGCCTCAGGTTAAAG TCACTGAAATGTCCTCCGTCATCGTCAGGGACGGAGATGACGCCACGTTGCCGTGCAAAAATGTGATTCGTGATCAGAACAAATGTAACGCCACCGACTGGATCATCAGTCCCTCGGGGAAAGAAGTGTTCACACTCGGGAGCATCAGAGAAGATGTCGAAGATAAAGACAGACTGAGTGTTACAGAGAACTGTTCTCTGGTTATAAAGAAGGTCACGGCTGCAGACGGCGTCCGATACGACTGTGGACAGCGCATATCAGGACAAATTACGTACCATAGCGTTTATCTGTCTGCTGTTGAAA TGACTGAATCTAGAGTCGATGATAAGGTGGCGTTGTCCTGCTCCGTGTCGACATGTATGTTAAGCCACAAAGCGAAGTGTCTGTACGAGGATCCGAACGTGGCTGAGGATGGTGCCGGCGGGACGACATCACAGTGCACAGTGACACTTTCCACCTCTTATCTCGAGCAGAAACCGAACTATCGGGACTTGTTTACATGTGAAGTGACGGACGATAATTTCCAAAACGTGCAGCGGTTTGTCCTCAGCTCTCAGTCCTCAG ggAGCAAAACACAAATGGATAAAAATTCT GGACAAGGACTAAAACCTGCGGAGACTCAGTCTGGTCCAGAAACCAGTCGGGACAAG GCTGATCCTGAAGACGGTGTTTGCTACACCTCCGTCAGCCACATCAAGAAGAGCAACAGCGACGACAGG GTACGAGTTAAAGATGGAGGTGATGCAGTGACCTACAGCACTGTGaagttctcttcttctgctggaGCCTCCAGTGACGTCCACGCCACCGTCAACAAGCCCAAACCAAACAGAGACCACAGCACCTGA
- the LOC118099602 gene encoding uncharacterized protein LOC118099602 isoform X1: MITEIRWIKVFLILILTPQVKVTEMSSVIVRDGDDATLPCKNVIRDQNKCNATDWIISPSGKEVFTLGSIREDVEDKDRLSVTENCSLVIKKVTAADGVRYDCGQRISGQITYHSVYLSAVEMTESRVDDKVALSCSVSTCMLSHKAKCLYEDPNVAEDGAGGTTSQCTVTLSTSYLEQKPNYRDLFTCEVTDDNFQNVQRFVLSSQSSGEKQRTWLYVAVAVGLAALLITSVAVIRWKRNKGSKTQMDKNSGQGLKPAETQSGPETSRDKADPEDGVCYTSVSHIKKSNSDDRVRVKDGGDAVTYSTVKFSSSAGASSDVHATVNKPKPNRDHST, encoded by the exons ATGATAACAGAAATCCGTTggattaaagtgtttttaatccTGATACTGACGCCTCAGGTTAAAG TCACTGAAATGTCCTCCGTCATCGTCAGGGACGGAGATGACGCCACGTTGCCGTGCAAAAATGTGATTCGTGATCAGAACAAATGTAACGCCACCGACTGGATCATCAGTCCCTCGGGGAAAGAAGTGTTCACACTCGGGAGCATCAGAGAAGATGTCGAAGATAAAGACAGACTGAGTGTTACAGAGAACTGTTCTCTGGTTATAAAGAAGGTCACGGCTGCAGACGGCGTCCGATACGACTGTGGACAGCGCATATCAGGACAAATTACGTACCATAGCGTTTATCTGTCTGCTGTTGAAA TGACTGAATCTAGAGTCGATGATAAGGTGGCGTTGTCCTGCTCCGTGTCGACATGTATGTTAAGCCACAAAGCGAAGTGTCTGTACGAGGATCCGAACGTGGCTGAGGATGGTGCCGGCGGGACGACATCACAGTGCACAGTGACACTTTCCACCTCTTATCTCGAGCAGAAACCGAACTATCGGGACTTGTTTACATGTGAAGTGACGGACGATAATTTCCAAAACGTGCAGCGGTTTGTCCTCAGCTCTCAGTCCTCAGGTGAGAAACAACGCACGTGGTTGTACGTCGCGGTGGCTGTAGGTTTGGCAGCGCTCTTAATAACTTCTGTGGCAGTCATCAGGTGGAAGAGAAATAAAG ggAGCAAAACACAAATGGATAAAAATTCT GGACAAGGACTAAAACCTGCGGAGACTCAGTCTGGTCCAGAAACCAGTCGGGACAAG GCTGATCCTGAAGACGGTGTTTGCTACACCTCCGTCAGCCACATCAAGAAGAGCAACAGCGACGACAGG GTACGAGTTAAAGATGGAGGTGATGCAGTGACCTACAGCACTGTGaagttctcttcttctgctggaGCCTCCAGTGACGTCCACGCCACCGTCAACAAGCCCAAACCAAACAGAGACCACAGCACCTGA
- the LOC118099601 gene encoding cytochrome P450 2K1-like, whose translation MEMFNVFLQSCSSVSLLGALMVLVLIYLVSTFGSQEDKGPPGPKPLPLLGNLLQVDLKRPYYSLLKLSKKYGSVFTVYFGSKKVVVLAGYKTVKEALVNYADEFGDRDPILIAHDTSEGHGVLWSNGDSWKEMRRFALTNLRDFGMGKRASESKIIEECDYLIDVFKKFKGQAFDTTQPMNYAVSNIICSMVYGSRFEYDDPEFTSMVDRTNKNIQLAGSPSIQIYNLYPWFGKFLSKRKQFNKCYEANKKQNLELFTHLKKTLNPQMCRGFVDAFLVRKQNLKESGISNNHFHDKNLLNTVNNLFAAGTDTTATTLRWGLMLMAKYPKIQDQVQEELSREIGSRQVQVEDRKNLPFLDAVIHETQRLANIVPMSLPHKTSQDVTFQGHFIKKGTTVYPLLTSVLYDEDEWEKPHSFHPAHFLNKEGKFVKRDAFMPFSAGRRVCLGESLARMELFIFFVTLLQHFRFTPAPGVSEDDLDLTPRVGLTLNPSPHELCAVACM comes from the exons ATGGAGatgttcaatgtttttcttcagtcCTGCAGCTCCGTCTCCCTGTTGGGGGCTCTGATGGTCCTGGTCCTGATCTACCTTGTTTCCACCTTCGGCTCCCAGGAGGACAAGGGTCCTCCAGGACCAAAACCACTTCCTCTGCTGGGGAACCTGCTGCAGGTGGACCTCAAGAGACCCTACTACTCATTACTGAAG CTTTCCAAGAAATACGGATCAGTGTTCACCGTCTACTTTGGATCCAAGAAAGTGGTGGTTCTGGCCGGATACAAGACGGTGAAGGAGGCGCTTGTCAACTATGCCGATGAGTTTGGAGACAGAGACCCAATTTTAATCGCACACGATACGAGTGAAGGACACG GGGTTTTATGGTCCAATGGGGATTCGTGGAAAGAAATGCGTCGCTTTGCTCTGACGAACCTGAGAGACTTCGGAATGGGCAAGAGGGCAAGTGAGAGCAAAATCATTGAGGAATGCGATTACCTCATCGACGTGTTTAAGAAATTTAAAG gtcAAGCTTTTGATACGACCCAACCGATGAACTATGCAGTCTCTAATATTATCTGCTCCATGGTCTACGGCAGCAGGTTTGAATACGATGACCCAGAGTTTACGTCTATGGTCGATcgaacaaacaaaaatattcaacTCGCGGGATCTCCATCAATACAA ATCTACAACCTGTACCCGTGGTTTGGTAAATTTCTCTCTAAAAGGAAGCAATTCAACAAATGTTATGAAGCTAATAAGAAACAGAACCTAGAGCTGTTCACACATCTGAAGAAGACCCTCAATCCACAGATGTGCAGAGGCTTCGTGGACGCATTTCTGGTCCGAAAGCAAAACCTGAAG GAATCTGGGATTTCCAACAATCACTTTCACGATAAAAACCTTCTGAACACGGTTAATAATCTCTTTGCTGCTGGAAcagacacaacagcaacaacactgaGATGGGGACTCATGCTGATGGCCAAGTATCCAAAAATACAAG ACCAGgtccaggaggagctgagcagGGAGATCGGAAGTCGTCAGGTGCAGGTTGAAGACAGGAAGAACCTGCCTTTCCTCGACGCCGTCATCCATGAGACGCAGAGACTGGCCAACATCGTCCCGATGTCTCTGCCTCACAAGACGAGCCAGGACGTCACCTTCCAGGGTCACTTCATTAAGAAG GGGACCACAGTGTATCCTCTGTTGACATCTGTCCTGTACGATGAGGACGAGTGGGAGAAACCTCACTCCTTCCATCCCGCCCACTTCCTGAACAAAGAGGGAAAGTTCGTCAAGCGAGACGCCTTCATGCCTTTTTCTGCAG GTCGCAGGGTTTGTCTCGGAGAGAGTCTGGCCAGGATGGAGCTCTTCATCTTCTTCGTCACCCTCCTGCAGCACTTCCGTTTCACTCCAGCTCCTGGAGTTTCAGAGGACGACCTGGATCTGACGCCTCGAGTGGGATTAACCCTCAACCCCTCCCCCCATGAACTGTGTGCTGTTGCCTGTATGTGA
- the LOC118099719 gene encoding cytochrome P450 2K1-like, producing the protein MGILDLFLQTSSSVSLLGALLVLVLVYLVSSSSFSSQEHRKEPPGPRPLPLLGNLLQLDLKRTYHSLMMLSKKYGSVFTIYLGPKKVVVLAGYKTVKEALVNCAEEFGERDSMLIMQETSGGHGVVWSNGDAWKEMRRFTLTNLRDYGMGKKVCEEKIIEECQYLTEVFNKFKGEAFDTTQPLSCAVSNIICSMVYGNRFEYDDSEFTSLVYRINKQFQLVASPSVQLYNLFPWIGKFLSNPKAFKKMIEDNKEQNMKLFRRLKETLSPQMCRGFVDAFLVQKEHLEKSENTNSHYHDKNLMMTVLNLFAAGTDTTATTLRWALLLMTKYPKIQDQVQEELRREIGSRQVQVEDRKNLPFTDAVIHETQRLANIAPMSLPHKTSQDVTFQGHFIKKGTTVYPLLTSVLYDEDEWEKPHSFHPAHFLNKEGKFVKRDAFMPFSAGRRVCLGESLARMELFIFFVTFLQHFRFTPAPGVSEDDLDLTPCVGLSLTPPAHKLCAVPCM; encoded by the exons ATGGGGATATTAGATTTATTTCTCCAGACTTCCAGTTCTGTCTCCCTGTTGGGGGCTCTACTGGTTCTGGTACTGGTCTACCTtgtgtcctcctccagcttcagctcccaGGAACACAGGAAAGAGCCTCCAGGACCCAGACCACTTCCCCTGCTTGgaaacctgctgcagctggaccTCAAGAGAACCTACCACTCATTAATGATG TTGTCCAAGAAATATGGATCAGTGTTCACCATTTATTTGGGACCCAAGAAAGTTGTGGTTCTGGCCGGATACAAGACGGTGAAGGAGGCGCTCGTTAACTGTGCTGAAGAGTTTGGAGAAAGAGACTCAATGTTAATTATGCAAGAAACCAGTGGCGGACATG GGGTCGTATGGTCCAATGGGGATGCGTGGAAAGAAATGAGGCGCTTTACCTTGACAAACCTAAGAGATTATGGGATGGGTAAAAAAGTGTGTGAGGAAAAAATTATTGAGGAATGCCAGTACCTCACTGAAGTGTTCAACAAGTTCAAAG GAGAAGCCTTTGATACGACCCAACCCTTGAGCTGTGCAGTCTCTAATATCATCTGCTCCATGGTCTATGGAAACAGATTTGAATATGACGATTCAGAGTTTACGTCTTTGGTTTATcgaataaacaaacaatttcaACTCGTGGCCTCTCCATCAGTACAG ttataCAACCTGTTCCCATGGATTGGTAAATTCCTCAGTAACCCGAAGGCTTTCAAGAAAATGATTGAAGACAATAAGGAACAGAACATGAAGCTGTTCAGACGTCTGAAAGAGACTCTCAGTCCACAGATGTGCAGAGGATTTGTAGACGCCTTTCTGGTTCAAAAGGAACATCTGGAG aaatCTGAGAACACCAACAGTCACTACCACGATAAAAACCTCATGATGACAGTTCTCAATCTGTTTGCTGCCGGGACTGATACAACTGCAACTACACTGAGATGGGCACTCCTGCTTATGACCAAGTATCCAAAAATACAGG ACCAGGTCCAGGAGGAGCTGCGCAGGGAGATCGGAAGTCGTCAGGTGCAGGTTGAAGACAGGAAGAACCTGCCCTTCACTGATGCCGTCATCCATGAGACACAGAGACTGGCCAACATCGCCCCGATGTCTCTGCCTCACAAGACGAGCCAGGACGTCACCTTCCAGGGTCACTTCATTAAGAAG GGGACCACAGTGTATCCTCTGTTGACATCTGTCCTGTACGATGAGGACGAGTGGGAGAAACCTCACTCCTTCCATCCCGCCCACTTCCTGAACAAAGAGGGAAAGTTTGTCAAGCGAGACGCCTTCATGCCTTTTTCTGCAG GTCGCAGGGTTTGTCTCGGAGAGAGTCTGGCCAGGATGGAGCTCTTCATCTTCTTCGTCACCTTCCTGCAACACTTCCGTTTCACTCCAGCTCCTGGAGTTTCAGAGGACGACCTGGATCTGACTCCGTGTGTGGGCTTGAGCCTCACCCCTCCAGCCCATAAACTTTGTGCTGTTCCCTgtatgtga
- the LOC118099075 gene encoding uncharacterized protein LOC118099075 yields the protein MAPLLFLLILLPTIEAYLERIHLFHTRGDEAVLPCNIVSSSTRCSMVTWMFNRAQKESPVIVHSVLGSIPGVSLDTNCSLLITNVSDEDAGRYFCELKNSHHQKALPVILTVFTVSWFPADGGVVIECALERPFLFSSCVDRRFRWLDKGTGAVLSGEDVSFNNIVDRCVSSLHVDRRHNTSYTCQYVDGYMQVQIQADYTPAAKGSSESSGSSGWTPLSYVMLTLRVAGLILLITITAVIIRDRGNKKPLEDDKS from the exons ATGGCTCcacttctgtttctcctcatttTGTTGCCTACAATTGAAG CGTATCTGGAGAGAATACATCTCTTCCACACACGTGGTGACGAAGCCGTTCTGCCCTGTAACATCGTATCTTCATCTACAAGGTGCTCCATGGTTACATGGATGTTCAACCGTGCTCAGAAGGAGAGCCCTGTTATTGTGCACAGTGTACTTGGCAGTATCCCGGGTGTGAGTCTGGACACTAACTGTTCTCTGCTCATCACCAACGTCAGCGATGAAGATGCTGGTCGGTACTTCTGTGAGCTGAAGAACAGTCATCATCAAAAAGCCTTACCTGTGATTCTCACTGTTTTCACCG TCTCTTGGTTCCCAGCAGACGGTGGCGTGGTGATCGAGTGCGCTCTGGAAAGACCCTTTTTGTTCAGCTCCTGTGTGGACAGGAGGTTCCGTTGGCTGGATAAAGGGACGGGGGCTGTGCTGTCAGGGGAAGACGTCTCGTTCAACAACATAGTGGACAgatgtgtctcctctctccatgtGGACAGACGCCACAACACGAGTTACACCTGCCAGTATGTTGATGGGTACATGCAGGTACAGATACAGGCCGACTACACACCGGCTGCCAAAG GTTCCTCAGAGTCCTCCGGTTCCTCGGGCTGGACTCCTCTGAGCTACGTCATGTTGACTCTGCGTGTTGCAGGACTGATCCTCTTGATCACAATCACTGCTGTTATCATCAGAGACAGAG gaaACAAAAAGCCGCTGGAAGACGACAAATCTTAG